A region from the Oreochromis niloticus isolate F11D_XX unplaced genomic scaffold, O_niloticus_UMD_NMBU tig00000238_pilon, whole genome shotgun sequence genome encodes:
- the LOC109199530 gene encoding uncharacterized protein LOC109199530, producing the protein MMASMHRVDAVGIFTRITELGCVVRRSYSVRGPLSLVHIDTNHKLIRYNVVIFGGVDGYSRKVLYLDAATNNRAKTAFSFFLRSAQLHGLPSRVRADQGVENLDIAHFMFATRGTGRASFISGKSVHNQRVERLWRDVWIAVTSKYHDVLHSLEEDGLLDISDVIHLFGVHYIFVPRLRADLVTFVGGWNNHPLRTEGGLTPEQLWCIGHLQELDEGERLEELQDPGIDWESAVLQEESNSTVVVPEIECPLDEETLEGLQRTINPLEHSESYGRDLYIQFLLLVSNQQ; encoded by the exons ATGATGGCCTCCATGCATCGAGTTGATGCTGTTGGGATCTTCACACGGATTACAGAACTAGGCTGTGTTGTGCGAAGAAGCTACTCGGTGCGAGGCCCTCTCTCCCTTGTCCACATAGACACAAATCACAAGCTAATAAG GTACAATGTTGTGATCTTTGGTGGAGTGGATGGCTACTCAAGGAAG gtCCTGTACTTGGATGCAGCAACTAACAACAGGGCAAAAACTGCATTCTCATTTTTCCTGAGATCAGCCCAGCTTCACGGCTTGCCATCAAG GGTTAGGGCAGATCAAGGAGTAGAAAACCTGGacattgcacatttcatgtttgCCACAAGAGGAACAGGGAGAGCGAGTTTCATATCTGGAAAGAGTGTCCACAATCAGAG AGTAGAACGACTTTGGCGTGATGTCTGGATTGCAGTCACTAGCAAGTACCATGATGTTCTTCACTCACTTGAGGAGGATGGCCTGCTTGACATTTCAGATGTCATTCATCTCTTTGGTGTCCACTACATCTTTGTCCCTCGACTCCGAGCAGATCTTGTCACCTTTGTTGGAGGATGGAATAATCATCCCCTCAGGACAGAAGGTGGTCTCACTCCTGAACAGCTCTGGTGTATAGGACATCTACAAGAGCTGGACGAGGGCGAGAGACTTGAG GAGCTTCAGGATCCAGGCATTGACTGGGAGAGTGCTGTACTGCAAGAAGAATCTAACAGCACAGTTGTGGTTCCTGAAATTGAATGCCCACTGGATGAGGAAACCCTGGAGGGACTTCAGAGAACAATTAATCCCTTGGAACATTCAGAATCTTACGGTCGTGACCTGTATATACAATTCTTGCTACTGGTGTCAAACCAACAGTGA